Proteins from a genomic interval of Paenibacillus lentus:
- a CDS encoding YicC/YloC family endoribonuclease produces the protein MSHSMTGYGQSARQYGGYVIQFEIKSVNHRYAEIVFRMPREWTCYEDGLRRIVQRHVKRGRIDVYISKERDDHSSLPFVLNSSIVQSYLQAAEELSQEYGVSANLTARDILSLPDVLTAPDLSQDDPSSQDDGWETVLHDGLEEAVSGLLRMREQEGLHLARDLESRLLKLDELHAEISRLAPEVVSDYRFRLQGRLNELFEGAVDEQRFAMEIALFADRSNIDEELIRLKSHFEQCRGLLNAGEPIGRKLDFLIQEMNRETNTIGSKANHLALVNHVLEMKAELEKIREQAANME, from the coding sequence TTGTCTCACAGTATGACAGGATACGGACAGTCCGCCAGACAATATGGTGGTTATGTTATTCAATTTGAAATTAAATCCGTCAATCATCGATATGCTGAAATCGTTTTTCGTATGCCACGGGAGTGGACGTGCTATGAAGACGGACTACGGCGCATCGTTCAGCGCCATGTTAAGCGTGGCCGGATTGATGTATACATTAGCAAAGAGCGTGATGATCACAGCTCTTTGCCATTTGTATTGAACTCTTCCATCGTGCAGTCTTATTTGCAGGCTGCTGAAGAGCTCAGCCAGGAGTATGGTGTCAGCGCCAATTTAACCGCAAGGGACATTTTATCACTGCCCGATGTGCTTACGGCTCCAGATTTGTCCCAGGATGATCCGTCATCGCAGGACGATGGATGGGAGACGGTCCTGCACGATGGGCTGGAGGAAGCGGTGTCCGGGCTTTTGCGCATGCGGGAGCAGGAGGGTCTTCATCTTGCTCGCGATTTGGAGAGTCGGCTGCTGAAGCTGGACGAATTACACGCAGAGATCTCCAGGCTTGCTCCGGAAGTGGTCAGCGATTACCGTTTCCGCTTGCAGGGGCGCCTCAATGAATTGTTTGAGGGTGCGGTGGATGAGCAGAGGTTTGCGATGGAGATTGCGCTTTTTGCGGATCGATCCAACATCGACGAGGAATTGATCCGACTGAAGAGCCATTTTGAGCAGTGCCGCGGATTACTGAATGCCGGTGAGCCGATCGGCCGCAAACTGGATTTCTTAATACAGGAAATGAATCGTGAAACCAATACGATCGGATCAAAGGCGAATCATTTGGCCTTAGTCAACCATGTTTTAGAAATGAAAGCGGAATTGGAGAAGATTCGCGAACAGGCAGCAAACATGGAGTAA
- the remA gene encoding extracellular matrix/biofilm regulator RemA, with translation MAIKLINIGFGNIVSANRIISIVSPESAPIKRIIQEARDRHMLIDATYGRRTRAVIITDSDHVILSAVQPETVAHRLSIKDDDNDE, from the coding sequence ATGGCAATTAAACTTATTAACATCGGTTTTGGAAATATCGTATCGGCGAATCGAATCATTTCCATTGTCAGCCCTGAATCGGCGCCTATAAAGCGGATTATTCAGGAGGCGAGAGACCGTCATATGCTGATTGACGCCACTTATGGGCGTCGCACTAGAGCAGTCATCATAACGGATAGCGACCATGTCATTTTATCGGCGGTTCAGCCGGAGACGGTCGCGCATCGTCTATCTATCAAAGACGACGACAACGACGAATAA
- the gmk gene encoding guanylate kinase has protein sequence MAKGLLIVLSGPSGVGKGTVCNELRHRLPDLVYSVSATTRQPRLGEEHGVNYFFKTREQFMDMIDNDQLLEYAEYVGNYYGTPRDFVEQTIESGKDIILEIEVQGALKVKEKFPEGIFVFLLPPSLDELKGRIQGRGTESQATIDHRMSVAADEIALLKNYDYAVVNDEIDLACKRIEAIITAEHCKIRK, from the coding sequence ATGGCAAAAGGGCTACTAATCGTATTATCCGGGCCGTCCGGCGTAGGAAAAGGAACGGTTTGTAATGAACTTAGACATCGTTTGCCAGACCTGGTGTATTCCGTGTCTGCGACAACAAGGCAGCCGCGGCTAGGCGAGGAGCACGGTGTAAATTATTTTTTTAAAACCCGTGAGCAGTTTATGGACATGATTGATAATGACCAGTTGTTGGAATATGCCGAATATGTCGGCAATTATTATGGAACCCCGCGCGATTTCGTTGAGCAGACGATTGAGAGCGGCAAGGACATTATTCTGGAAATTGAAGTCCAAGGCGCGCTTAAAGTGAAGGAGAAGTTCCCTGAGGGGATCTTCGTGTTTCTCCTTCCGCCATCTTTGGACGAGCTTAAAGGGCGTATCCAAGGGCGAGGTACGGAGAGTCAGGCGACGATTGATCATCGGATGTCGGTAGCTGCGGATGAAATCGCACTGCTTAAAAACTATGATTACGCAGTCGTAAATGACGAAATTGACTTGGCATGCAAAAGAATTGAAGCGATCATTACAGCAGAGCATTGTAAAATTAGAAAATAG
- the rpoZ gene encoding DNA-directed RNA polymerase subunit omega translates to MLYPSIDRMLDKVDSKYSLVVAASRRARQLREGDKSELQQPKSHKQVGVALEEIYGDYVRIKRDANGDPLTDDE, encoded by the coding sequence ATGTTGTATCCATCTATTGATAGAATGTTGGATAAAGTGGACAGCAAATATTCGCTGGTTGTCGCTGCATCCCGTAGAGCAAGACAGCTTAGAGAAGGGGATAAGAGCGAGCTGCAGCAGCCGAAATCCCATAAGCAGGTTGGTGTTGCTCTTGAGGAGATTTACGGCGACTATGTGCGGATCAAGCGAGATGCCAACGGAGACCCCTTAACCGACGACGAATAA
- the coaBC gene encoding bifunctional phosphopantothenoylcysteine decarboxylase/phosphopantothenate--cysteine ligase CoaBC, producing MLTGKKILLGITGGIAAFKAASLCSKLVQQGAEVRVIMTESATKFITELTLQALSKHPVYTDTFDEKNPQVIAHIDLADWADLVLVAPATANIIAKMAVGLADDMLSTTLLATEAKIMLAPAMNVHMYTHPTVTRNLAELAARGVLMVEPGSGQLACGYTGKGRMEEPENIILAVEAYFAREKRAAKRPLAGRKVVVTAGGTVERLDPVRYITNDSSGKMGFAIAKAALDLGAEVTIIAGRTDVAPPLNWAGLTFTRVESAQDMYEAVNAVWADTDILVKAAAVADYRPKQAAEHKIKKSGDSMTLELVKNIDILETLGQKKKAQFLIGFAAETDHLEQHAMDKLRRKNCDLLVANDVTAEGAGFGADTNIVNVYDANGLVESIPRASKDEVGLHIMELAATRLTGESK from the coding sequence TTGTTAACTGGCAAAAAAATATTGTTAGGGATCACCGGCGGTATCGCTGCATTCAAGGCAGCGTCGCTCTGCAGCAAACTCGTGCAACAAGGTGCCGAGGTTCGCGTCATTATGACGGAGTCCGCGACCAAGTTTATTACGGAGCTGACGCTGCAGGCGCTTTCCAAGCATCCTGTCTACACGGATACGTTCGATGAGAAAAATCCGCAAGTCATCGCGCATATCGACCTCGCGGATTGGGCTGATCTGGTGCTGGTTGCGCCGGCTACTGCCAATATTATCGCCAAGATGGCCGTAGGGTTAGCGGACGATATGCTGTCCACGACGCTGCTTGCCACCGAGGCTAAGATCATGCTCGCTCCAGCGATGAACGTTCATATGTATACGCATCCGACTGTGACGCGTAATTTAGCAGAGCTTGCTGCGCGTGGAGTGCTGATGGTAGAGCCGGGCAGCGGCCAGCTGGCCTGCGGCTACACGGGAAAAGGACGAATGGAAGAGCCGGAAAATATCATTTTGGCTGTCGAGGCTTATTTTGCCCGTGAAAAACGTGCGGCTAAGCGACCGTTAGCGGGGAGGAAAGTTGTCGTTACGGCCGGTGGAACTGTAGAGCGACTGGATCCGGTACGCTATATTACAAATGATTCATCCGGAAAAATGGGATTTGCCATTGCAAAAGCGGCTTTGGATTTAGGGGCGGAAGTAACGATTATCGCGGGCAGAACGGATGTGGCTCCTCCGCTTAACTGGGCTGGCTTGACCTTTACTCGCGTGGAGTCTGCACAAGATATGTATGAAGCGGTCAATGCCGTTTGGGCGGATACGGACATCCTTGTTAAAGCGGCAGCCGTGGCGGATTATCGTCCTAAACAGGCGGCTGAGCATAAAATCAAGAAGTCGGGGGATTCCATGACATTGGAGCTGGTCAAGAACATCGACATTTTAGAGACGCTGGGTCAAAAGAAGAAGGCTCAATTCCTGATCGGCTTTGCTGCCGAGACGGATCATCTTGAACAGCATGCCATGGATAAGCTGCGCCGCAAAAACTGTGATCTCCTCGTAGCAAACGATGTGACTGCGGAGGGCGCTGGTTTTGGCGCCGATACGAATATCGTGAATGTCTATGATGCGAATGGGCTGGTGGAATCTATTCCTCGGGCGTCCAAGGACGAAGTCGGGCTGCATATTATGGAGCTGGCTGCGACACGTTTGACGGGAGAGTCGAAGTAA
- the priA gene encoding primosomal protein N' yields MHKMAKVIVDVPSRETDRPFDYLIPESMSGWIEVGSRVGVPFGRRTVQGFVVSLHDQLEMDSSRMKPIDELLDLLPPLPSDLVQLAAWMSRKYACSMISALQAMIPSALKGKAERYIHVADEHQREEERTSEGVLFNSQALLGEAEREIVAYINHSGSVTMAHLSARYPDRIEVIKNLLGQGILFESQAIKDRVRKKTVKTVAAAVSGEAAKEALASFGGKARRQREVLEFLLEVGAPLSMKEVLSTLRVTAGTVKSLADKGYATIEDVEVFRDPYQDRHFKATKPLERTPEQEDVYRYLTETLDDHRHGVFLLHGVTGSGKTEVYLQTIERCISLGRQAIVLVPEISLTPQMVERFKGRFGSKVAVMHSRLSTGERYDEWRKIREGRVQVAIGARSAVFAPFADLGLIVMDEEHETSYKQEETPKYHARDVAVERARQHGAAVILGSATPSLESYHAARSQSNDHFAPMILEMNQRPSGSRLPGVHIIDMREELREGNRSMFSRALHQGIAQRIERGEQTVLFLNRRGYSTFVMCRTCGYVAGCPECDISLTYHQKSDNLRCHYCGYATPAPSVCPECQSEHIRYFGTGTQRVEGELSKLFPGIRVIRMDVDTTSEKGAHERLLQAFRDKKGDVLLGTQMVAKGLDFPDVTLVGVIAADTALNFPDFRSAEKTFQLLTQVAGRAGRHQLPGEVYIQTYMPEHYSIIHSSRHDYHSFVREELQHRRTLHYPPYSRLILVTLSHEQLPVLLRMAENFASELRGRAQRLGWYGDLDRLTPEALDILGPVASPLPRIKNRYRFQCMVKYRGDLDAVTLVRETSAATMDQLRDASLQISIDVDPQMLM; encoded by the coding sequence ATGCATAAAATGGCAAAAGTAATTGTCGATGTGCCGAGCCGGGAAACCGACCGGCCTTTTGACTATTTAATCCCAGAGTCGATGAGCGGCTGGATCGAAGTGGGGAGCCGGGTCGGAGTGCCATTCGGCCGCCGAACCGTACAAGGTTTCGTCGTATCCTTGCATGATCAGTTGGAAATGGATTCGTCCCGGATGAAGCCGATCGATGAACTGCTCGATCTCCTGCCGCCGCTGCCTTCTGATTTGGTGCAATTGGCGGCTTGGATGAGCCGAAAATATGCCTGTAGCATGATATCAGCCTTGCAGGCTATGATCCCATCTGCGTTGAAGGGCAAAGCGGAAAGATATATCCACGTCGCGGATGAGCACCAGAGGGAAGAGGAGCGAACGAGTGAGGGTGTGCTGTTTAATTCGCAGGCTCTGCTAGGTGAAGCCGAACGGGAAATTGTTGCATACATTAATCACTCCGGTTCCGTGACAATGGCTCATTTAAGCGCTCGATACCCGGATCGGATCGAAGTGATTAAAAATTTGCTTGGGCAAGGGATTTTGTTTGAAAGCCAGGCAATTAAGGATAGAGTAAGGAAGAAGACAGTGAAGACCGTAGCTGCGGCAGTCAGTGGGGAGGCTGCGAAGGAGGCGCTGGCCTCGTTCGGAGGGAAGGCTCGCCGCCAGCGTGAGGTGTTGGAGTTCTTGCTGGAAGTGGGTGCTCCCCTATCGATGAAGGAAGTACTGTCTACGCTGCGTGTGACGGCCGGGACGGTTAAGAGCCTTGCAGACAAAGGGTATGCGACGATCGAGGATGTGGAGGTATTCCGCGATCCTTATCAAGATCGACACTTCAAAGCAACGAAACCACTGGAGCGCACACCCGAGCAGGAAGACGTATATCGTTATCTTACGGAAACATTGGATGATCATAGGCACGGTGTGTTTCTTCTCCACGGCGTGACTGGCAGCGGGAAGACGGAGGTATATCTCCAGACGATTGAAAGATGCATCTCACTTGGCCGCCAGGCAATTGTTCTCGTTCCAGAAATATCGCTAACCCCGCAGATGGTGGAACGCTTTAAGGGACGATTCGGCAGCAAGGTTGCTGTCATGCACAGCCGTTTGTCTACAGGCGAGCGTTATGATGAATGGAGAAAAATCCGTGAAGGCCGGGTGCAGGTCGCAATTGGAGCCCGCTCTGCTGTGTTTGCTCCATTCGCCGATTTGGGTCTTATCGTCATGGATGAAGAGCACGAAACGTCTTATAAGCAGGAAGAAACGCCAAAGTATCATGCCCGAGATGTGGCAGTGGAACGAGCCCGTCAGCATGGTGCGGCGGTTATATTAGGGTCGGCAACACCTTCGTTGGAAAGCTATCATGCCGCTCGATCGCAAAGCAACGATCATTTTGCTCCAATGATTCTGGAAATGAATCAGCGGCCTTCTGGCAGTCGATTACCAGGGGTCCATATTATTGATATGCGCGAGGAATTGAGGGAAGGGAACCGTTCAATGTTCAGTCGGGCTCTGCATCAAGGAATCGCCCAAAGGATCGAACGTGGAGAACAGACCGTGCTGTTCCTGAATCGGCGCGGTTACTCGACGTTTGTCATGTGCCGAACCTGCGGTTATGTAGCTGGATGTCCAGAGTGCGATATCTCGCTTACTTACCACCAGAAGTCTGATAATTTGCGCTGCCACTATTGCGGTTACGCCACTCCCGCCCCATCTGTATGTCCCGAGTGTCAAAGCGAACACATTCGTTATTTTGGAACGGGAACGCAAAGGGTAGAGGGTGAACTGTCCAAGCTGTTTCCGGGTATTCGGGTTATCCGCATGGATGTGGATACGACGAGCGAGAAGGGGGCGCATGAACGATTACTGCAGGCTTTTCGAGACAAGAAGGGGGATGTGCTGCTCGGCACGCAAATGGTTGCCAAGGGTCTGGACTTCCCGGATGTGACGCTAGTCGGGGTCATTGCTGCGGATACCGCACTGAATTTTCCAGACTTCCGATCCGCGGAAAAAACATTCCAACTGCTCACTCAGGTCGCGGGCCGAGCCGGGCGCCATCAACTGCCGGGTGAAGTCTATATTCAGACCTATATGCCTGAGCATTACTCGATCATCCATTCGAGCAGGCATGATTATCATTCCTTCGTAAGGGAGGAACTGCAGCATCGCAGAACTTTGCATTACCCACCCTATAGCCGTCTAATTCTTGTGACACTCTCGCATGAACAACTTCCCGTACTGCTTCGTATGGCGGAGAATTTTGCAAGCGAGCTTAGAGGAAGGGCGCAGCGTCTAGGATGGTATGGCGACTTGGATCGGCTGACGCCGGAGGCGCTCGATATACTCGGGCCCGTAGCCTCGCCGCTCCCGCGCATTAAGAACCGCTACCGATTTCAATGTATGGTAAAATATCGGGGAGATCTCGATGCGGTAACCCTGGTCCGCGAGACATCGGCGGCAACGATGGATCAGCTGCGGGACGCCTCGCTGCAAATCAGTATTGATGTAGATCCACAGATGCTGATGTGA
- the def gene encoding peptide deformylase, translating to MAIRIIVHEPDEVLHQVAKEVKKITPNVQKLLTDMADTMYDAEGVGLAAPQIGILKRMIVIDVGDDHGLIELINPEIVASEGEQFGPEGCLSIPGYRGDVRRAMEVTVKGLDRNGKEVTYTGTELLARAFQHEIDHLNGVLYTDIAERVYEITPEGEEKE from the coding sequence ATGGCAATTCGGATTATTGTCCACGAACCGGATGAAGTGCTGCATCAGGTAGCCAAAGAAGTAAAGAAGATTACCCCCAATGTGCAAAAACTCCTGACAGATATGGCGGATACGATGTACGATGCGGAAGGAGTGGGGCTGGCGGCTCCGCAAATCGGAATATTGAAACGGATGATCGTTATTGATGTTGGGGATGATCATGGACTAATAGAGCTTATTAACCCGGAAATTGTAGCATCGGAAGGGGAGCAATTTGGGCCCGAGGGCTGCTTGAGTATTCCCGGATACCGCGGCGATGTGCGCCGGGCTATGGAGGTTACGGTTAAAGGTTTGGATCGTAACGGCAAGGAAGTGACTTATACCGGGACGGAGCTGCTTGCCCGGGCATTCCAGCATGAGATCGATCACTTAAATGGTGTGTTGTATACAGATATCGCCGAAAGAGTGTATGAAATTACGCCAGAGGGCGAAGAGAAGGAGTGA
- the fmt gene encoding methionyl-tRNA formyltransferase, with the protein MNIVFMGTPQFAVPSLESLLREGYNVVGVVTQPDRPQGRKRVLTPTPVKEAALKHGLPVLQPQRMRAPEAIEELAALKPDLIVTAAYGQILPKAVLDLPKHGCLNIHGSLLPKYRGGAPIQRSIINGEKETGITLMYMAEGLDTGDMIAKSVVPIEDEDTAGTMFEKLSMAGAELLLEQLPLIVEGRAERIPQNDAESTYAPNLSREDERIDWTSSSRAIYDRVRGLVPYSGGYTLWNDEVFKVWAVAKPVARAENSAGGPTPGTVLNLSEQGIEVKTGDGSVLLTRVQPAGKRAMDASEFIRGGVMQPGTVLV; encoded by the coding sequence GTGAATATCGTGTTTATGGGTACTCCCCAGTTTGCTGTACCCTCTCTCGAATCGTTGCTCCGTGAGGGATACAACGTGGTCGGCGTGGTAACGCAGCCGGATCGGCCGCAAGGTCGGAAAAGAGTATTAACGCCCACGCCAGTGAAGGAGGCCGCATTAAAGCATGGTCTTCCCGTGCTGCAGCCGCAGCGCATGAGAGCGCCGGAAGCGATTGAGGAACTGGCTGCGCTGAAACCAGATCTTATTGTTACCGCAGCGTACGGCCAAATTCTGCCGAAGGCTGTACTTGATTTGCCTAAGCATGGCTGTCTGAACATCCACGGCTCGCTGCTTCCGAAATATCGGGGTGGCGCGCCGATTCAACGCTCGATCATTAACGGCGAGAAAGAGACGGGAATCACGTTGATGTATATGGCGGAAGGATTGGATACCGGAGATATGATAGCAAAATCAGTCGTGCCGATTGAGGATGAGGACACCGCGGGCACGATGTTCGAGAAGCTGAGCATGGCCGGAGCTGAGCTGCTGCTGGAGCAATTGCCGCTTATTGTTGAAGGCCGGGCCGAACGTATTCCCCAGAATGATGCGGAGTCTACATATGCCCCCAATTTATCGCGGGAGGATGAGCGGATCGATTGGACGTCATCTTCGCGGGCGATTTACGACCGGGTTCGAGGATTAGTTCCTTATTCTGGCGGCTACACCCTATGGAATGACGAGGTATTCAAAGTGTGGGCCGTAGCTAAGCCTGTTGCTAGAGCGGAAAACTCTGCCGGCGGACCAACGCCCGGGACAGTATTGAATTTGTCGGAGCAAGGGATCGAAGTGAAGACGGGAGACGGTTCGGTGTTGTTAACTCGGGTTCAGCCAGCCGGCAAAAGGGCGATGGATGCCTCTGAGTTTATTCGCGGCGGGGTTATGCAGCCAGGGACGGTTCTCGTATGA
- the rsmB gene encoding 16S rRNA (cytosine(967)-C(5))-methyltransferase RsmB, with the protein MSREKGSRPSSGMEGRHGSAGNTASKAVQRGAKGSSRRQHKSSARDAALHVLTGVEQEGAYSNLLLNAALQKSGLTGPEAGLATELVYGTISRKNTIDYYLDQFVAKGVVKLQPWVRNLLRLSFYQIFYLDRIPPHAAVNEAVNIAKRRGHQGISGMVNGVLRNVLRRKEELKLPEDMPSVRRIALEHSHPEWLVSRWIEQYGEETAEAICRANNESPPVNVRVNGMQISRAELMHRMEEQGLKVAASRVSPDGIIVLSGGNMALTDWYRDGLLSIQDESSMLVAEAVDPKAGMTVLDCCAAPGGKTCHMAERMEGGGRVIANDIHPHKVKLIEDQAARLQLGNVQAQSGDALELDKRFAPESFDRILLDAPCSGLGVIRRKPDLKWVKTPEDISEIIKIQQDLLDRASVLLKPGGVLVYSTCTIEPGENEEVVKQFLSRHPEFEPAPKLAEWQRFSQEVSRENNQTGINTDSIGLQILPQHFHSDGFYIVRLMKRTNA; encoded by the coding sequence ATGAGCAGGGAAAAGGGAAGCCGTCCGAGCAGTGGAATGGAAGGACGGCACGGGAGCGCAGGGAATACTGCGTCCAAGGCTGTCCAGCGGGGTGCCAAGGGCAGCTCTCGTCGCCAGCATAAGTCGTCGGCACGGGATGCTGCGCTGCATGTGCTGACAGGGGTGGAGCAGGAGGGTGCTTACAGCAATTTGCTGCTAAACGCTGCGCTGCAGAAATCGGGCTTGACCGGCCCTGAAGCCGGACTTGCTACCGAGTTAGTTTACGGTACGATATCGCGCAAGAATACGATAGATTATTACTTGGATCAATTCGTAGCGAAGGGAGTCGTCAAGCTGCAGCCCTGGGTGCGGAACTTGCTGCGGCTGAGCTTTTACCAAATCTTTTATTTAGACCGGATTCCGCCGCATGCCGCTGTCAATGAGGCGGTGAACATCGCCAAGCGAAGAGGACATCAGGGAATCTCGGGAATGGTTAACGGGGTGCTTCGGAACGTGCTGCGCCGTAAAGAGGAGCTGAAGCTGCCGGAAGATATGCCCTCAGTGCGCCGGATTGCGTTGGAACATTCCCATCCCGAGTGGTTGGTATCCAGGTGGATCGAGCAATATGGCGAGGAGACTGCGGAGGCCATTTGCCGAGCGAACAATGAGTCTCCTCCCGTTAATGTTAGGGTCAATGGAATGCAAATCAGCCGAGCCGAGCTAATGCATAGAATGGAAGAACAAGGGCTAAAGGTAGCGGCCTCACGGGTTTCTCCTGACGGGATCATTGTGTTGAGCGGTGGCAATATGGCTTTAACCGATTGGTATCGGGACGGTCTGTTGTCCATTCAGGACGAGAGTTCGATGCTTGTAGCCGAGGCTGTTGATCCGAAGGCTGGCATGACGGTGCTGGACTGCTGCGCCGCTCCCGGCGGTAAGACCTGCCATATGGCCGAGCGCATGGAGGGCGGTGGTCGAGTTATCGCGAACGACATTCATCCGCATAAGGTAAAGCTGATCGAGGATCAGGCTGCCCGTTTGCAGTTAGGCAATGTACAAGCTCAATCAGGGGATGCCTTGGAGCTCGATAAACGCTTTGCCCCGGAATCCTTTGACCGTATCTTGTTAGATGCCCCTTGTTCCGGACTCGGCGTCATCCGTCGCAAGCCGGATCTAAAATGGGTGAAGACACCGGAGGATATTTCTGAAATCATCAAGATTCAACAGGATTTACTCGATCGAGCCAGTGTCCTTCTTAAGCCGGGCGGGGTGCTCGTCTACAGCACCTGTACGATTGAACCTGGCGAGAACGAAGAAGTGGTGAAGCAATTCCTTAGCCGTCACCCTGAATTTGAGCCGGCTCCTAAGCTGGCAGAGTGGCAACGATTTAGTCAAGAGGTAAGCAGGGAGAATAATCAAACCGGGATAAACACCGATTCTATCGGTTTGCAAATCCTGCCGCAGCACTTTCATTCGGACGGTTTTTATATCGTTCGTCTGATGAAGCGTACAAATGCCTAA
- the rlmN gene encoding 23S rRNA (adenine(2503)-C(2))-methyltransferase RlmN: MKPFIYDYTYEQLRDWAVEQGEPAFRGGQIFDWLYVKRVNSFDEMTNLSKSLRQKLNDQFAFVTLNEITKFESKDGTVKFLFGLHDDHAIETVIMKHNYGNSICVTTQVGCKVGCTFCASTLGGLKRNLTAGEIVAQVVQAQKILDARDERVSSIVIMGTGEPFENYDATMNFLRIMIHEKGLNIGQRHITVSTSGIVPNIYKFADEDTQINLAISIHAPNDALRSKLMPVNRRFPFDDVMESLRYYIAKTGRRITFEYALIGGVNDQAEHAEELASVIKDMLCHVNLIPVNHVPERKYVRTSRNDIFQFQRILADKGINVTIRREQGHDIAAACGQLRAKHMESGAR, translated from the coding sequence ATGAAACCTTTTATATACGACTACACTTATGAACAACTGCGAGACTGGGCTGTCGAGCAGGGTGAGCCAGCGTTTCGTGGAGGGCAAATCTTCGATTGGCTCTATGTCAAGCGTGTAAACTCTTTTGATGAAATGACGAACCTGTCTAAGTCGCTCCGCCAAAAGCTGAATGATCAGTTTGCCTTCGTCACTTTGAACGAAATTACAAAGTTTGAATCGAAGGATGGAACGGTCAAGTTCTTGTTCGGGCTGCATGATGATCATGCGATCGAGACGGTGATCATGAAGCATAATTACGGCAACAGCATATGCGTAACGACGCAGGTGGGCTGCAAGGTCGGCTGCACGTTCTGCGCATCTACGCTTGGTGGATTAAAGCGAAATTTAACAGCAGGAGAAATCGTTGCTCAAGTTGTGCAGGCCCAGAAAATCCTTGACGCTCGCGACGAACGCGTAAGCAGTATTGTCATTATGGGAACCGGGGAGCCGTTCGAAAATTACGATGCCACGATGAACTTCTTGAGAATTATGATTCATGAGAAAGGCTTGAATATCGGTCAAAGGCATATTACGGTGTCGACAAGTGGAATCGTTCCGAACATTTATAAGTTCGCGGATGAAGATACGCAAATTAATTTGGCCATTTCTATTCACGCGCCAAATGATGCGCTTCGTTCCAAGTTGATGCCCGTGAATCGCCGGTTTCCTTTTGATGATGTGATGGAGTCATTGCGTTACTACATCGCCAAGACCGGGCGTAGAATTACGTTCGAATACGCGTTGATTGGCGGTGTTAACGATCAGGCGGAGCATGCGGAGGAGCTAGCTAGCGTAATTAAGGACATGCTTTGTCATGTGAATTTAATTCCCGTCAACCATGTGCCGGAGCGAAAATATGTGAGAACTTCAAGAAATGATATATTTCAGTTTCAACGCATATTGGCGGATAAGGGAATTAATGTTACGATTCGCCGTGAGCAAGGGCACGACATTGCGGCGGCCTGCGGTCAGCTGCGAGCGAAGCATATGGAGTCTGGTGCGAGGTGA
- a CDS encoding Stp1/IreP family PP2C-type Ser/Thr phosphatase, translating to MKMVYVSDVGRVRPVNEDSARVSRLEQGYTLGIVADGMGGHQAGDTASQLAVETIIQDIDSLAPGLSLQACAEALKNAILHANEVIFRKASEHDEYHNMGTTVVAVLLSGQEGVVGHIGDSRAYQYRQEDLTLLTEDHSLVNELVKSKQISEEEASVHPRRNVLTRALGTDSKVEVDLDHIILESGDILLLCSDGLSNYVSTEQMTLTLGLNDLSLEDRANRLLQLALDAGGDDNITVALLEHQEAAGSSIKEWNS from the coding sequence ATGAAAATGGTGTATGTAAGTGACGTCGGGCGTGTGCGCCCTGTGAATGAGGATAGCGCCCGGGTATCCCGCCTGGAGCAAGGCTATACGTTAGGTATTGTCGCTGATGGCATGGGCGGTCACCAGGCTGGGGACACGGCCAGCCAATTGGCGGTAGAGACGATAATTCAGGATATCGATTCACTGGCCCCGGGCCTGTCTTTACAGGCATGCGCCGAAGCGCTGAAAAATGCGATTTTACATGCCAATGAAGTTATTTTTCGCAAAGCCTCGGAGCATGATGAATACCACAACATGGGAACGACCGTCGTCGCCGTGCTTCTTAGCGGTCAGGAAGGAGTCGTCGGGCATATTGGCGATAGCCGAGCATATCAGTACCGCCAGGAAGATCTGACCTTGCTGACGGAGGATCACTCGCTAGTGAATGAGCTTGTGAAGAGCAAGCAGATTAGCGAGGAGGAAGCTAGCGTCCATCCGCGGCGCAACGTGCTGACCAGAGCGCTGGGTACGGATTCGAAGGTGGAGGTCGATTTAGACCACATCATTTTAGAATCCGGGGATATTTTACTGCTCTGCAGCGACGGACTCAGTAACTATGTATCAACGGAACAAATGACCCTCACGCTGGGATTGAACGATCTCTCCTTAGAGGATCGGGCTAACCGCCTGCTTCAGCTTGCCTTGGATGCAGGAGGCGATGACAATATTACCGTCGCCCTGCTTGAACATCAAGAAGCAGCTGGGTCAAGCATAAAGGAGTGGAATTCATGA